In the Alkaliphilus oremlandii OhILAs genome, one interval contains:
- a CDS encoding flagellar protein FlgN, with protein sequence MKSIEQLKETLVKENQLYSQVLRLAEEKTKVIKSKDLKTLENITKKEQQFIMTMGTFERIRRSILTNVAEELNIAEIDSVSELLLFIDEAEGKEIDGLRNELLETIQSLKNTNKANEKLLNQSLEYVNFSLEMLTRVPEDGNRYSNKAEENKEIKPINFFDMKV encoded by the coding sequence ATGAAATCGATAGAGCAGCTAAAAGAAACCTTAGTAAAAGAGAACCAATTATACAGTCAGGTTTTAAGGCTAGCAGAAGAAAAAACAAAAGTCATAAAATCGAAGGACTTAAAGACCCTTGAAAATATTACGAAAAAAGAACAGCAATTTATTATGACCATGGGAACCTTTGAGCGAATCAGAAGATCCATACTTACCAATGTTGCAGAGGAATTAAACATAGCGGAAATAGACAGTGTTTCAGAGCTGCTGCTTTTTATCGATGAAGCAGAAGGAAAAGAAATTGATGGGCTGCGAAATGAACTTTTAGAAACCATTCAAAGCTTAAAAAATACCAATAAAGCTAATGAAAAGCTACTGAATCAGAGCTTAGAGTACGTCAATTTCAGCCTAGAGATGCTGACCCGTGTACCGGAGGACGGCAATCGATACAGCAATAAGGCAGAGGAAAATAAAGAAATAAAACCGATCAATTTCTTCGATATGAAGGTTTAA
- the flgM gene encoding flagellar biosynthesis anti-sigma factor FlgM, translating into MKIFNHSNVNKAMQIYNNKSTEKLKKSKEVEGPKDEIQLSDKAREYQIAMKAFKSLPETRENLVNELRNQITQGSYSVSGEEIADKIVASVLIDKKI; encoded by the coding sequence ATGAAGATTTTTAATCATTCAAATGTAAATAAAGCAATGCAAATATACAATAATAAGTCCACTGAAAAATTGAAAAAATCAAAGGAAGTGGAAGGGCCAAAGGATGAAATTCAGCTTTCAGATAAAGCAAGGGAATATCAAATTGCGATGAAGGCTTTTAAGAGCCTGCCAGAAACCAGAGAAAACTTGGTGAATGAATTAAGAAATCAAATTACCCAAGGAAGCTATAGTGTATCTGGTGAAGAAATTGCAGATAAGATTGTAGCCAGTGTATTAATTGATAAGAAAATCTAG
- a CDS encoding TIGR03826 family flagellar region protein, with the protein MDLRNCSKCGRVFAYVGNEICSRCATSDIDDFKKVKEYLYDNPGATIVEVSEETGVDEKKILRYLRESRIEIREADNLLLDCERCGKPIQSGRFCDRCVTEMHKEFTAAVAPSKSKEELKVKDPGKRDTKMYIADIRKKYK; encoded by the coding sequence GTGGATTTAAGAAATTGTAGTAAGTGTGGCAGGGTTTTTGCATATGTTGGGAATGAAATATGCTCTCGATGTGCAACCTCTGATATTGATGATTTTAAAAAGGTAAAGGAATATCTATACGATAATCCTGGCGCAACGATCGTAGAAGTATCGGAAGAGACAGGGGTAGATGAAAAGAAAATCTTAAGGTACTTAAGAGAAAGTAGAATTGAAATAAGAGAGGCAGACAACTTGCTATTGGATTGCGAACGCTGTGGTAAACCCATACAATCAGGTAGATTTTGCGATAGATGCGTGACAGAAATGCACAAGGAATTTACAGCTGCCGTAGCTCCTTCGAAGTCTAAGGAAGAACTTAAAGTTAAAGATCCAGGAAAAAGAGATACGAAGATGTACATTGCAGACATCAGAAAAAAATATAAATAA
- a CDS encoding ComF family protein, whose translation MKIRKALGEYMEALLELIYPPVTMEDLCTEKIPFISDHSCIQCGRGLRMMEDGPKCQECMGKEYHFHRAISVVKYEGEMKDLIYAFKYAHRTYVGRVMGWMMADKIKEEAIEIDLILPVPLYGDKEKERGFNQATILSKYISKKSKIPFNIDVLTRTRNTKVMHNLTKRERQENVTDAFKVLNNGVIINKNILLVDDILTTGSTVNECSKILLNFGAKTVTVLTFARD comes from the coding sequence GTGAAAATTCGAAAGGCATTGGGAGAATACATGGAAGCACTGCTGGAACTCATATATCCGCCTGTAACAATGGAGGATCTTTGCACAGAGAAGATTCCTTTTATTTCAGATCATAGCTGCATTCAATGTGGTAGAGGGCTTAGAATGATGGAGGATGGACCGAAATGTCAGGAGTGTATGGGCAAAGAATACCATTTTCATAGAGCCATATCAGTGGTAAAATATGAGGGAGAGATGAAAGATCTGATATACGCCTTTAAGTATGCCCATCGCACTTATGTAGGAAGAGTTATGGGATGGATGATGGCGGATAAAATAAAAGAAGAAGCCATCGAAATCGACTTAATTCTGCCAGTTCCTTTATATGGGGACAAAGAAAAGGAAAGAGGCTTTAATCAGGCCACTATTTTGAGTAAATATATTTCTAAAAAAAGCAAGATTCCCTTCAATATAGATGTTCTCACTCGAACCAGAAATACAAAGGTCATGCACAATTTAACTAAAAGAGAACGACAGGAAAATGTAACAGATGCTTTTAAAGTGTTGAACAATGGGGTAATAATAAACAAGAACATATTGTTGGTGGATGATATACTGACCACAGGGTCTACTGTTAATGAATGCAGTAAAATACTATTAAATTTTGGAGCGAAGACCGTAACGGTTTTAACATTTGCTAGAGATTAA
- the recD2 gene encoding SF1B family DNA helicase RecD2, which produces MVEIEGRLVEIIFQNEGNGYLVGILDCEEEEVTIVGCLPALKEGEVIAAKGNWIVHPVYGRQLDVKEYRHVQPSTREGILNYLSSGVIKGIGKKMAERIIDHFGTDALEIIQYAPQRLTEVSGIGESKAETIAEAFEEQRELREIILFFSQYGITPSYAVRIYKKYKEMTIAYIQENPYRLADEISGIGFKKADQIARAMGISLNSKYRIHSGIKYMLGTFHGEGHTYAPGDILIDRTRELLSVEESEVVEGIQELALKQKIQLERQDEEIIVYSMPYFYAETNTCNKLIELSQVELEPLEIDVDYEIESIEKEDGIALATNQKEAIRQSIENGIIVITGGPGTGKTTIINTLIKVFGKLKKKILLAAPTGRASKRMTEATGKEAKTIHRLLEMGYSDDDDGMLFQRNEENPLPADIIIIDEVSMVDIMLMNSLLKAISVGTRLIFVGDVDQLPSVGAGNVLRDIIDSKIIKVVRLNEIFRQAEESMIVVNAHKINKGEYPILNHKDKDFYFMSRSRSEDILNTIIGLVKERLPKHYKFDPIKDIQVLTPMKKGEVGSINLNKELQNYLNPPDKYKREKELREKVFRVGDKVMQIKNNYTLKWASLDPDTEERQGEGVFNGDMGYIQHINPEAQELTVFFDDNRSVVYTYTQLDELELAYAITIHKSQGSEFPVVVMPVTWGPPMLLTRNLLYTAITRARSLVVLVGTENYLNLMVSNNKIVERYSGLGIRLKKFYNFMT; this is translated from the coding sequence GTGGTAGAAATAGAAGGCAGATTGGTAGAAATCATATTTCAGAACGAAGGAAATGGATATTTAGTAGGCATATTGGATTGTGAAGAGGAAGAAGTGACCATTGTAGGCTGCTTACCGGCTCTAAAGGAAGGGGAGGTCATTGCAGCAAAGGGAAACTGGATTGTCCATCCTGTCTACGGTAGACAGCTGGATGTTAAAGAATATCGTCATGTCCAGCCTTCAACCAGAGAAGGGATCTTAAACTATTTATCCTCCGGCGTTATTAAAGGGATCGGAAAGAAAATGGCGGAGCGGATCATCGACCATTTCGGCACAGATGCTCTAGAAATTATCCAGTATGCTCCTCAAAGACTGACGGAGGTATCAGGGATTGGTGAGTCTAAGGCAGAAACCATAGCAGAGGCATTTGAAGAACAAAGAGAGCTCCGAGAGATTATCCTTTTTTTCTCCCAATACGGAATTACCCCAAGCTATGCAGTTCGAATCTATAAAAAATACAAAGAGATGACCATAGCCTATATACAGGAAAATCCCTACCGCTTAGCCGATGAAATCAGCGGCATTGGCTTTAAAAAAGCGGATCAAATTGCACGAGCTATGGGAATCTCTCTAAATTCAAAATATCGAATCCATTCTGGAATTAAATATATGCTGGGGACCTTCCATGGGGAAGGGCACACTTATGCGCCTGGCGACATACTCATAGATCGAACCAGGGAGCTTTTATCTGTAGAAGAAAGTGAAGTGGTGGAAGGTATACAGGAGCTGGCATTGAAGCAAAAAATACAGCTAGAAAGGCAGGATGAAGAAATCATCGTGTATTCCATGCCATATTTCTATGCAGAAACCAATACCTGCAATAAGCTGATAGAGCTTTCTCAAGTAGAATTAGAGCCACTGGAGATCGACGTGGATTATGAAATAGAAAGTATAGAAAAAGAAGACGGGATTGCCCTTGCCACAAATCAAAAAGAGGCCATTCGGCAGTCTATAGAAAACGGTATTATTGTAATCACAGGAGGACCAGGAACTGGTAAAACGACAATTATCAATACCCTAATCAAGGTCTTTGGAAAGCTGAAAAAGAAAATATTATTGGCAGCACCAACAGGAAGAGCTTCCAAGCGTATGACGGAGGCCACTGGAAAGGAAGCAAAGACTATCCATCGATTATTGGAAATGGGCTACAGTGATGATGATGACGGTATGCTATTTCAAAGAAATGAAGAAAATCCACTACCAGCAGATATCATCATCATCGATGAGGTGTCCATGGTGGATATTATGCTGATGAACAGCCTTTTAAAAGCTATATCCGTTGGTACGAGATTGATATTTGTTGGCGACGTGGATCAGCTACCGTCCGTCGGTGCAGGCAATGTACTGCGGGATATTATCGATAGTAAAATTATCAAGGTTGTACGCCTCAATGAAATTTTTCGGCAGGCAGAAGAAAGTATGATTGTAGTCAATGCCCATAAAATAAACAAAGGGGAGTATCCCATATTGAACCATAAGGACAAGGACTTCTATTTTATGTCCAGAAGTCGGTCGGAGGATATCCTCAATACGATCATAGGATTGGTGAAGGAAAGACTACCGAAGCATTATAAATTCGATCCAATCAAAGATATTCAGGTGTTAACCCCCATGAAAAAAGGCGAGGTAGGCAGTATCAATCTTAACAAAGAGCTACAAAATTATTTAAATCCACCCGATAAATATAAGAGAGAGAAAGAACTGCGCGAGAAAGTCTTCCGTGTGGGGGATAAAGTAATGCAGATTAAAAATAACTATACATTAAAATGGGCAAGTCTAGATCCGGACACAGAGGAGCGACAGGGCGAAGGTGTATTCAATGGAGATATGGGATATATACAGCATATTAACCCAGAAGCCCAAGAACTGACAGTTTTCTTCGATGATAACCGCAGTGTGGTGTATACCTATACCCAATTAGATGAGCTGGAGCTTGCATACGCCATTACCATACACAAAAGCCAGGGAAGTGAATTCCCAGTGGTGGTGATGCCTGTCACATGGGGACCGCCAATGCTCTTAACTCGGAACCTTTTATATACAGCAATAACCAGAGCAAGGTCCTTAGTCGTTCTCGTAGGGACAGAAAACTATTTAAACCTCATGGTGAGTAACAATAAGATCGTGGAGCGATATTCTGGTCTTGGAATAAGATTAAAAAAGTTTTATAACTTTATGACCTAA
- a CDS encoding YvrJ family protein has product MNEIFGQVANLGFPIVISIYLLVRLEGKVENLTMSIHALAKSIDLLSVKTPKGM; this is encoded by the coding sequence ATGAACGAGATATTTGGTCAGGTAGCAAATTTAGGCTTTCCCATTGTCATTTCAATCTATCTTTTAGTCCGTCTGGAAGGCAAGGTAGAGAACTTGACGATGAGCATTCATGCCTTAGCAAAATCCATTGACCTATTATCGGTTAAAACACCGAAGGGAATGTGA
- a CDS encoding DUF2922 domain-containing protein: MRVLELNFIKEDGKAAKITIANARENLTPAEVKVVMEHIISKDVFAPSGKGLVEAGGAKVITTQEEKLAFA; the protein is encoded by the coding sequence ATGAGAGTATTAGAGCTGAACTTTATCAAGGAAGATGGTAAGGCTGCAAAGATTACCATTGCCAATGCTAGGGAGAATCTTACGCCAGCGGAGGTAAAGGTGGTTATGGAGCATATCATCAGCAAGGATGTGTTTGCCCCCAGCGGCAAGGGTCTTGTAGAAGCAGGAGGTGCTAAGGTGATTACCACACAGGAAGAGAAGCTGGCATTCGCATAG
- a CDS encoding DUF1659 domain-containing protein, with protein MPVNIMNQSSRVRLRFVEGVDGEGKEKLSTKSYSNIRNQVTDEDLYAVAVDMAGLQEKPLKAVIRTDEKEIVA; from the coding sequence ATGCCAGTGAACATTATGAATCAAAGCTCAAGAGTTCGACTTCGTTTCGTAGAGGGCGTAGATGGAGAAGGTAAAGAAAAGCTTTCTACTAAAAGCTACAGCAATATTAGAAACCAAGTAACGGACGAGGATCTGTATGCAGTAGCTGTAGACATGGCTGGACTTCAAGAAAAGCCATTAAAGGCAGTGATCAGAACAGATGAGAAGGAGATCGTAGCGTAA
- a CDS encoding sigma-70 family RNA polymerase sigma factor gives MYIEFDEKVALALEGDHSAKEWLIHQLKPLIVSYSRKYGGQVGWDEELYQEGAWQVLEALQDFDRSKGVPFLGFVTVRLKHHYQNKRRKEKSLISLDEPVGEEQDTTLLDFIVDESVDIEGDYLKAESWIALREAMGRLKEQEHQLIEAYYFNGRKLKEIAEEAGVHYITAVKLKAHSLEKLKKYLEKLG, from the coding sequence TTGTACATTGAATTTGATGAAAAGGTAGCATTGGCTTTAGAGGGAGACCACAGTGCAAAGGAATGGTTGATTCATCAGCTAAAGCCGCTGATTGTGTCCTATAGCAGAAAATATGGCGGTCAAGTTGGATGGGATGAGGAGCTATATCAAGAGGGGGCATGGCAGGTTTTAGAAGCCCTACAGGACTTTGACCGAAGCAAGGGCGTTCCATTTCTAGGGTTCGTTACTGTAAGGCTGAAGCATCATTACCAAAACAAGAGGCGGAAAGAAAAAAGCTTAATTTCTTTGGATGAACCTGTAGGAGAAGAACAAGATACCACGCTATTAGACTTTATAGTAGATGAAAGTGTAGACATTGAGGGCGATTATTTGAAGGCAGAAAGCTGGATTGCTTTAAGGGAAGCCATGGGTAGACTAAAGGAACAGGAGCATCAACTGATAGAGGCATACTATTTTAATGGCCGTAAGCTGAAAGAAATTGCAGAGGAAGCGGGAGTTCATTATATTACCGCTGTAAAGCTAAAAGCACACTCTTTAGAAAAATTAAAAAAATATTTAGAAAAACTGGGCTAA
- the metK gene encoding methionine adenosyltransferase, with translation MFKKLFTSESVTEGHPDKMCDQISDAILDAILEKDPAARVACETSVSTGLVLVAGEITTKCYVDIPKIVRKTIEEIGYTRAKYGFDSDTCAVLTAINEQSADIALGVDEALESKKGEHRDELEAIGAGDQGIMFGFACNETPELMPLPISLAHKLAKRLSDVRKDGTIGYLRPDGKTQVTVEYDGDKPVRVDTIVISTQHGPEVDAATIEKDMIEHVVQKIVPAELLDENTRYFINPTGRFVIGGPQGDAGLTGRKIIVDTYGGYARHGGGAFSGKDATKVDRSAAYAARYVAKNIVAAGLADKCEIELAYAIGVSRPISILVETFGTGKIAEADIAELIGKHFDLRPAAIIRDLGLRNPGYRNVAAYGHFGRADLDLTWERTDKAELLRKEAGL, from the coding sequence ATGTTTAAAAAATTATTTACTTCAGAATCAGTAACAGAGGGACATCCAGATAAAATGTGCGATCAGATTTCAGACGCCATCTTAGATGCCATATTAGAAAAGGATCCAGCTGCTAGGGTTGCGTGTGAAACCAGTGTTTCCACAGGTCTTGTGTTAGTGGCAGGAGAGATTACAACAAAGTGTTACGTAGATATTCCTAAAATTGTTAGAAAAACAATCGAAGAAATTGGATATACAAGAGCAAAATACGGTTTCGACTCAGATACCTGTGCCGTATTAACAGCAATCAATGAGCAATCTGCAGATATTGCACTAGGCGTTGACGAAGCTCTTGAAAGTAAAAAAGGAGAGCACAGAGACGAGCTAGAAGCCATTGGAGCAGGGGATCAAGGAATTATGTTTGGTTTTGCTTGCAACGAAACACCGGAGCTAATGCCACTGCCAATCTCTTTAGCTCACAAACTAGCTAAAAGATTATCCGATGTTAGAAAAGATGGTACCATCGGTTACTTAAGACCGGATGGAAAAACTCAGGTTACAGTTGAATACGACGGGGACAAGCCTGTTAGAGTCGATACGATTGTTATTTCTACACAGCATGGACCAGAAGTAGACGCAGCAACCATCGAAAAAGATATGATTGAACACGTAGTTCAAAAAATAGTTCCAGCAGAGCTTTTAGATGAAAATACCAGATACTTTATCAACCCAACTGGACGTTTCGTTATCGGCGGACCTCAAGGAGATGCTGGTTTAACAGGAAGAAAAATTATTGTAGATACTTACGGAGGATATGCGCGTCACGGTGGCGGTGCATTCTCTGGAAAGGATGCGACAAAGGTAGACCGTTCCGCTGCATACGCTGCTCGATACGTTGCTAAAAACATTGTAGCGGCAGGCCTTGCAGACAAATGTGAAATAGAGCTTGCCTATGCGATTGGTGTTTCAAGACCGATTTCTATATTGGTTGAAACATTTGGAACAGGCAAAATAGCAGAAGCAGACATCGCTGAGCTGATTGGAAAGCATTTCGATCTAAGACCAGCAGCCATTATTCGAGATTTAGGACTAAGAAACCCTGGCTATAGAAATGTTGCAGCATACGGACATTTTGGAAGAGCAGATCTAGATCTTACTTGGGAAAGAACAGACAAAGCAGAACTATTAAGAAAAGAAGCAGGACTATAG
- a CDS encoding COG2426 family protein, with product MEQILDIITKELMVLFIAALPLVELRGAIPIGVSMGMSPIHATFLGIIGSLLPVPFLLFLLKPIFIKLRKTKNFRGMVDKIVKDTLRKTDTIKKYSVIGLIVFVAIPLPGTGVWSGSLAAILFNIRIKHAFPAIALGNAIAGMIMFVLSHIVVNV from the coding sequence ATGGAACAAATATTGGATATTATTACAAAGGAGTTAATGGTACTGTTTATTGCGGCATTGCCATTAGTAGAGCTTAGGGGAGCCATCCCCATTGGGGTATCCATGGGGATGAGTCCCATCCATGCAACCTTTTTAGGGATTATAGGAAGTCTTTTGCCAGTACCCTTCCTGCTATTTTTGTTAAAGCCAATTTTTATAAAGCTGAGAAAAACAAAAAACTTCAGGGGCATGGTGGATAAAATTGTAAAAGATACGTTGAGAAAAACCGATACCATAAAGAAATACAGTGTCATTGGACTGATTGTTTTTGTAGCGATTCCACTGCCGGGCACAGGTGTGTGGTCTGGAAGTTTGGCCGCAATCCTGTTTAATATACGAATAAAGCACGCATTTCCCGCTATTGCCCTCGGCAATGCCATTGCAGGGATGATCATGTTTGTTCTGAGTCACATTGTAGTCAACGTATAA
- a CDS encoding GerMN domain-containing protein: MNMKIKKIGIFLIIGVMAVALFGCKAKQPGGNPGKDDEVIEPAPEGTEKTVIKLYFANEEYIVTGNEDLDEVVVVEREIELDEKPVAEVVLEELKKDPESDKFRTLVSKLKVLGIETKGDTVYVNISSENLNGGSMEEMLLLNQIVYSLTELEDVEAVQFLVDGEIRETLMGHIEIDKPIRR, encoded by the coding sequence ATGAACATGAAAATAAAAAAAATAGGTATATTTTTAATTATAGGCGTAATGGCGGTTGCTTTATTTGGATGTAAAGCCAAGCAACCTGGAGGAAATCCAGGTAAGGATGATGAAGTTATTGAGCCAGCACCAGAGGGAACAGAGAAAACAGTCATTAAATTGTATTTTGCAAATGAAGAATATATCGTAACTGGAAATGAAGACTTAGATGAAGTCGTTGTTGTGGAGAGGGAAATAGAGCTAGATGAAAAGCCAGTGGCAGAAGTTGTTTTAGAAGAATTAAAGAAAGATCCTGAAAGCGATAAATTTAGAACGTTAGTGAGCAAGCTTAAGGTTCTCGGCATCGAAACAAAAGGAGATACTGTTTACGTAAATATATCCTCAGAGAATCTCAATGGAGGTTCTATGGAGGAAATGCTCCTATTGAACCAAATCGTGTACTCGCTCACAGAGCTTGAAGATGTAGAAGCGGTACAGTTTTTAGTAGATGGAGAGATTAGAGAAACCTTAATGGGGCATATAGAAATAGATAAACCCATCAGAAGATAA
- a CDS encoding DUF1292 domain-containing protein, which translates to MTDHNHEHECCGGHGHDHDDHECCGGHGHEQDHHECCGGGHHHHDHDGCGCHDHDHGEDYQMIQLALEDGSEVSAAVLEIFELDGKEYIALLPVGEENVLLYEFKEDEEGIQLTNIETDEAFEKVSQAFLELLEFDEEDEEEE; encoded by the coding sequence ATGACAGATCATAATCACGAACACGAATGTTGCGGGGGCCACGGCCACGACCATGACGACCACGAATGTTGTGGCGGACATGGGCATGAACAGGATCACCACGAATGTTGCGGTGGCGGTCATCACCACCATGATCATGATGGATGCGGATGCCACGATCACGACCATGGAGAAGACTATCAAATGATTCAGCTTGCTTTAGAGGACGGTAGCGAAGTTAGTGCTGCTGTTTTAGAAATATTCGAATTAGACGGTAAGGAATATATAGCCTTATTACCAGTTGGAGAAGAAAACGTACTGCTTTATGAATTTAAAGAGGACGAAGAAGGAATACAATTGACGAATATTGAGACAGACGAAGCCTTCGAAAAAGTATCTCAAGCATTCTTAGAGCTTTTAGAGTTTGATGAGGAAGACGAAGAAGAGGAATAA
- a CDS encoding putative bifunctional diguanylate cyclase/phosphodiesterase, whose protein sequence is MEHLRKKVLFFIAMVGLGITANHLIIQLIIKLDYVVRTDYLNAIIYSGGILWGVISTKILNAKEEHSMDSNRIPISYLEELNQKNTLTNLPNKISLEKRFEEMLGRSPKENFNILCIDVDGFKMVNDTLGYEIGDQILVRIAERLKKTINKEGELFHIRGDEFVLLIQKEDSMEKIQKLSETIIKAMAMSFVFSEKEIHLTVSVGIAGYPWGGSNLNLLLQNAHIAVQAAKESSKSKHLVYDDSMNIKMNRKLELINNLHKALEKKEFELYYQPQIDSETNEIVGLEALLRWQNPTLGRVSPAEFIPVAEETGLIIPIGDWVLKTACAQNATWQKEGYKPIPVSVNISTIQFNEPLFVDKVVTILKETTLNPKWLHLEITESVAINDATLTINVLNRLQKIGVKIALDDFGTGFSSLGYLSKFKINVLKIDSSFVQDIGEDESTITKTIIVLGKNLNMEVVAEGVETNEQLDYLKNAGCDIIQGYLFSSPLPAGQIEKMFKLAA, encoded by the coding sequence ATGGAGCATCTTCGCAAGAAAGTATTATTTTTTATAGCTATGGTAGGCTTAGGTATCACCGCCAATCATCTGATCATTCAACTCATCATAAAATTAGACTATGTAGTTCGCACCGATTATTTAAATGCCATCATATATTCAGGTGGTATTCTGTGGGGCGTCATATCAACGAAGATATTGAATGCCAAGGAAGAACACTCTATGGACAGCAATAGAATACCGATCAGCTATTTAGAAGAATTAAATCAAAAAAACACATTAACCAATCTGCCCAATAAAATATCCTTAGAGAAAAGGTTTGAGGAGATGCTAGGGAGATCCCCTAAGGAGAATTTCAACATCTTATGTATCGACGTTGATGGCTTTAAAATGGTTAATGATACCCTAGGCTACGAAATTGGCGATCAAATACTAGTAAGAATTGCTGAACGGCTGAAAAAAACCATTAACAAAGAGGGCGAGCTGTTTCATATTCGAGGAGATGAGTTTGTTCTACTGATTCAAAAAGAAGACTCCATGGAGAAGATCCAAAAGCTATCGGAAACCATTATTAAAGCCATGGCCATGTCCTTTGTATTCAGTGAAAAAGAAATCCATTTAACTGTGAGCGTTGGAATTGCTGGATATCCTTGGGGAGGTTCCAATCTGAATCTATTGCTTCAAAACGCCCATATTGCTGTTCAGGCTGCGAAGGAAAGCAGCAAAAGTAAGCATTTGGTATATGATGATAGTATGAATATTAAAATGAACCGAAAGTTAGAGTTAATTAACAACTTACATAAAGCCTTAGAGAAAAAAGAATTTGAGCTGTATTACCAGCCTCAAATCGATAGTGAAACCAATGAGATTGTAGGATTAGAGGCATTACTTCGATGGCAAAATCCTACATTAGGGAGAGTATCTCCTGCAGAGTTCATTCCAGTGGCAGAAGAGACGGGTCTCATTATTCCCATCGGCGATTGGGTACTAAAAACGGCTTGTGCACAAAATGCCACTTGGCAAAAGGAAGGCTATAAGCCCATACCAGTTTCAGTTAATATTTCAACGATTCAATTTAATGAACCTTTATTTGTGGACAAGGTTGTAACGATACTGAAGGAAACCACATTAAATCCGAAATGGCTCCACCTTGAGATTACAGAAAGTGTTGCCATTAATGATGCAACGCTGACCATTAATGTTCTAAACAGACTTCAGAAAATCGGTGTAAAAATCGCTTTGGATGACTTCGGCACAGGATTTTCATCCTTAGGCTATTTAAGTAAGTTTAAAATCAATGTGCTGAAAATCGATTCTTCCTTTGTGCAGGATATTGGGGAAGATGAATCTACTATAACGAAAACCATCATTGTCTTAGGAAAGAACTTGAATATGGAAGTTGTAGCGGAAGGCGTAGAGACAAATGAACAACTGGATTATTTGAAGAACGCAGGCTGTGATATCATACAGGGATATCTATTCAGTTCTCCCTTGCCAGCAGGACAAATAGAAAAAATGTTTAAATTAGCAGCATAG
- the fabZ gene encoding 3-hydroxyacyl-ACP dehydratase FabZ yields the protein MNLNSIEIQKIIPHRYPFLLVDKIIDMEVGKRAVGIKNVTINEPFFQGHFPDQPIMPGVLIVEAMAQVAAVICMGSEENEGKLGVFTGIDNCKFRKQVVPGDALHIEIEMTAFRRGIGKAEGKAYVDGQLACSASLTFALIDKA from the coding sequence ATGAATCTAAATAGTATAGAAATACAAAAGATTATTCCTCATAGATATCCTTTTTTATTGGTGGACAAGATCATTGATATGGAAGTTGGAAAACGTGCAGTGGGTATTAAGAATGTAACGATTAATGAACCCTTTTTTCAAGGACATTTCCCAGACCAACCGATTATGCCAGGAGTTCTAATTGTAGAGGCCATGGCCCAGGTAGCAGCGGTGATCTGTATGGGGTCTGAAGAAAATGAGGGAAAGCTAGGGGTATTTACAGGGATAGACAATTGCAAATTTAGAAAACAGGTTGTACCAGGGGATGCACTTCATATAGAGATTGAAATGACAGCTTTTAGAAGAGGAATTGGAAAGGCAGAAGGAAAAGCATACGTAGATGGACAATTAGCTTGCTCTGCAAGTCTTACCTTTGCTTTGATCGATAAGGCATAG